Below is a genomic region from Deinococcus misasensis DSM 22328.
TCACCTGAAATCCCCTGCTGGCTGCCTCCAGTCCCACCGCACCACTTCCGGCATACAGGTCCAGAAAGGTGCTGTCCTCACCGTAGTGTTGGGCAAGGATGTCAAAGAGGCTTTTTCTGACTTTGGCTCCGGTGGGAACAGCAGTGGCAGGCACGATCAAAGTCCGGCCCTTGGCACTTCCCCCGAGGATTCTGAGGTTCGACATATTGCAGATCTTAGCAGAAGGCAGGAAAGCCGAGGGCATAGGGCCGAGGGCTGAGGGCCAGAAAGGCTCTGGTCTGGGCTTTGAAAGCAAGGTATTTCTTCATGGCAAAAACAGAAAACTGCCCATTGTATTGCCATGAGAATGTGCTTTTTGATTCCGTTGCCCTTACAAACGTTTTCCTTGACCATTTTCTGTAACGAATTGCAGGATGCTCTCGGCTCTATGCCCTCGGCGCTCGGCTGCTTTCCATCACCCCCCTCCTGCAAATGACCTTTACTTTTCATCCTCCCAACCCCATAAAATAAAACAATGCACATCACCGCTGCGATCACAGCCGGAGGGAAATCCAGGCGATTCGGGTCAGACAAAGCATTGTATCGGGTTGGACAGCACACCCTTCTGGAAGTGGCTGCCCGCAACCTGCACGCCTGCAACCAGAGGTTGATCATTGGCCCTTATGCCCTGCGAAACTGGCAGACCCTGCCTGATCCTGCTCCGGGTGTGGGACCGATCTCAGGACTGGTGGCAGCTCTGGAGCATGCTGAGAACGGCTGGGTGTTTTTCACGGGCGTGGACATGCCCCAG
It encodes:
- the mobA gene encoding molybdenum cofactor guanylyltransferase, which codes for MHITAAITAGGKSRRFGSDKALYRVGQHTLLEVAARNLHACNQRLIIGPYALRNWQTLPDPAPGVGPISGLVAALEHAENGWVFFTGVDMPQLDAHYWSHLNHHLHPDVQVVVPLNEQGRMEVLAAAYHVSALPELKAALQERRYGIRRVIEEKLLYHTLAGVPQHHFKNVNTPQDTLDLMES